The Rosa rugosa chromosome 1, drRosRugo1.1, whole genome shotgun sequence genomic sequence tatataaaaagacaaataaggacaaagagagaaaaatatatattaaaaaaaaaaaaaaaactcttcttacctcccccattaataattttttttttgacgatcacattaatataacattcaattaaacttttttttcccttcagaatttccttaaatttttaatttacctaaaaaaataaagtaaaaataattaatttctatacatggcccaatcatttaattcaaaacaatttgatttagaATTTTCTCAAACTAAATTCGTTGAATATTTTGGTGCAGTTATTACTTAGATCCAAGGTCAActctttttaattatatttactCGATATTGTTTATTTGAGAACCAAACTCTTTTCTAGAACCATCCATattgcaaaacaaaaaaaaaaacaaaaaattatgaTTTGGATTAACAAAAAAATCTTTATAATTGTCTGCTTGTTCACCCCTCCAAGAATCATTTTCTAGTTTCGTCACTAAAAGTACACTAAAGATGTAGACAGTTTCTCACAAAATTCTTCGTAGTTGAATTGAtagatatatataaaaaaaaattaaaaaaaaaaaacaacaacaacaacaacaaattgTTGAAGATATAAATTTAATTGTTCGAGGGTATTTTTGTAAAATTAAGGAGGGATACTTAGCCTTTTAAGTATTCGGAAAAGTAATTTGGAGATTTAACAAGTATGAGAGGTCCAAATTTTATTTACAATAGAGAATGAAAACCCTAGAGAGAGCGCCGCCCTGGGTTGCGCATCTCTGCACCTTCCTCCATCCGGCGCTTTCCATGGTGTTGTGTGTAGGAAGGATCGGCCGGGCCGTCTCCTCCTTTTTTCCTTTCATCCCCGTGAAGGCGTGGGATTCGAGCGCAGCGGCTGATAGCGTGCATCTCCTTTCTCCAAAATCTCATCTGGTCAAGGAGTTTTTGAGGTTGGTTCATCGCGTGTATGGCGCTGACAGGGCAGTTTTGCTTCAGCTCTCTTTTGGCAGGCGCCTGGGCTAGTGTCTGGCATCTTGGGCTCTTCCCAAAATCTGGAGTGGTTGGGCCTTGAACTAGATTACGGGGCTTTTTCTTAGGGCCTCGATTTGGTCAACCCATTTGGTGTGGGGTAGGCTGGATTGGGGTCCCAGGGCCCATAGTactgtttaatttttgtttaggtCACAAAGATCAGATGTTTGGTTGGAGCCGTTTTACAATGCTTCTAAGCATCTAGGTCTTTGTTAgaagggaaaaatgcacgaacagtgtctggagactctgaggactgtcaaaatgatacctgaactttcaaacgtatcaatgtgataccttgacttatattttcttgtcaacgtagtacctatatcaactttccgtcacggcaccGTTAAATTTACCACTTGTGAGGCACGTGACAtacaaaatgaaggtaaaaagactgatttgccctataactgacatttaaaatgcacgaacagtgtctggagactcttaggactgtcaaaatgatacctgaactttcaaacgtatcaatgtgatacctggacttatattttcttgtcaacgtagtacctacatcaacttttcGTCACGGCACCGTTAAATGTACCACGTGTGACTGTGTGAGGCACGTGAGGtacaaaatgaaggtaaaaagactgatttgccctataactgaaattttaaatattttttttggtaaaaacattttaaatattttttttttggtaaaaagactgatttacctttaatttttttaattaattttttgggctaaatactggttactaccctgtgatttaggtccaaaatcaattcagtccctggacttgtaatttcatcaaaaacacccctatactttcaattttgatataataggtccaattcgttaatattctgctatggttcaacttatagttggattatttgatgaaaaactttttatttgatagatttctaatagtgagatccactcctaaattgactctgcatgccacctcaacaccacatcataaaacatatgtcatatatgagccacgtcaacaagttaaatgactcaattatcggaagactaacaaattggacctattagatcaaaattgaaactgcatgggtgtttttgatgaaattagaagtccagggactgaattgattttggacctaaaccacagggtagtaaccagtatttcacccctccacctctcgtcttcttcctctcccctcGATCAACCGCTCTCTAAAAAGACTGGTTGTCCTCGCCAATTCCTCCCGCAACAACACCTTAGTACTCCTCGATTTCAGGCACATAGCGCTGACGCTGTTGACCTCGACGAAAGGATCGGCGGCGCACTTCATCGCCGATTTCAGATCTTTGATAAGCGAGGCTTCAAGAAGACTATGTCCTTCATTTTGGAGgacgaaattgaaattgaaattgggattgggattgggattgggatttggatttggattgggtTCTCTGGAAACTTCGACGGTACTCAAAGCGGGACTTGAGATCGAGGAAGGAGGAGGGCGGAGAGATCATCTATATCATTACTTGCTGGTGTTTTTGTTGTAGTTAATAACTTGATATTAAtggattttgagtttgagttcgagttttggtggaggtgtgggtgtgggtgtgggtggtGACGAAAAATAAAATTCAGGGTTTCTGCAACGTCtttttggttcttcttctttattgccCATTTCACAACAGGTCTGCATTGATGTTGTTGAGGCGATTTCAAAAgaggaatgaaattttgtgttaatTCGATCTGATACATCTGtgattgttttggttgttttgcaaTCCAAGTCTTCGTGCTTTCTCTGTTGGACTTGGAGGTGTTGAAGAGGCCATCGACCTCGCGGCGGAAGTTGATAAGGCAGCGGGTCTTCTCCTAGATCCAATGCTCGGTCCGCTTCTTCGGGGCGCGGACCTCATGGTCCTCGCCGCAGCTTCTGGTGTTGCCACCAATTAAGGCAGACTTGGGAGTTGAATAGGGTTGAATGATTTTGCAGAAACAAGTTGgacttggttttgtgttttagaaGTGAATCGAACAAGGGAGGAGCtttgctaaaaaaaattatttctcattcttttttgttcttggagttcccagatctttcatttctctttcaaaatgGGTTTGTCGAGTTTAattaagaagatgaacaagaatgggttcaagaacatgaacaattgagatttcttttgttttatttttgcctttttgctgggtttgagaagatgaacatgaagaaatGTTAGGTTCATACTTATCggattgggatttttttttttttagaatatattggattgatcttggttaatagaaaaagcaaaaaaaattaatcatcttttattttcaatataataaattattatgtttttattttaaattttaaatttattcatttaggatttgatggagtggaaaagtcttttttgccctcattttcggcctcacATGTGTCGGACGTGACTCGAACTGACggagccgtgacggaaagttgatgtaggtactacgttgacaagaaaatataagtctaggtatcacattgatacgtttgaaagttcaggtattattttgacagtcctcagagtctccagacactgttcgtgcatttttccctttaggatttgatggagtggaaaagtcgtttttgccctcattttcggcctcacATGAGTTACACATGACTCGAACTGACGGAGCCGtaacggaaagttgatgtaggtactacgttgacaagaaaatataagtccaggtatcacattgatacgtttgaaagttcaggtatcattttgacagtcctcagagtctccagacactgttcgtgcatttttcccttgTTATAATAATGGTGGGTGGactgtctaaaaggtgggtgtactctggGTATGCGGAGTTCTATTTTTCTAGAATAGGATGTTTGTATGTCCTAAATGACGACTCTTTCTGTCTACCCCATTGGGGTGTGTCGTTTGGTACtacttgctgaattataaaaccgggctgacctctttcgattaaaaaaaaagtatgagaggtccaaatatcaaatttggaggtccaacacTAAAACCATCtaacaagaaaagaagaaaaagagagattgaaagaCAGAATCGacaaatctgcctgtgcagacaGAGCACTAAGAGCAGCTTAACCTAATGTGACTcacgtttttagtttttattttttatttttccgtGTAAAACCCATATTGATCTTTAGTTAATTGGTTGTCTGGGATAACAATGCCAGATTCAATAACCCTCAGATTTTACAGAAGTTCAAACTTTTCTGTAGTCCCAGAGTACTACGTATCATTGTCATATGGTGGTACGGGCCAATCATATTACTCGAATTTGGTGAGGACTATGCATGgcgtgaaaaaaaaattaaattaagatAACCAATAAAAAATAAGTATAAATCATTTGGACCAATTACATCAACCCGTACCACCGCGTGTACCATTGTCCAGGACTATGTTATAATTTTCATAAAATTTGAAACTATGGATTGATGAATGAGCTACTTTTCCCTGTGGACAAGGTTTTTGTTTGTGCATGAATAAGGAAGTGATAACAGTGCTGTAAGTTATAAGCATGGCTGTGCATAATCTGAAGGCAAAACCTCTATAAATATGCATAGCTAACAGCCATAAAGATAATAATTACCCTTCGAATTTTCTGATCCAATATTTCTACTACCCTTAACAGGAAAATTATTGCAGAAGCTTGAAGAATCACTATGTGATGTTAATCTAATGCTTGGTGCAATCAGCTGGCTTAAAGGACACAGTACTTTCCTCAAGGTCATAACCCACCAGGAAGTTCATTTGAGCCAAGTTTCCGAAGATCGCCACGTCATCAGACGGAATCATCGTAAAGCAAACCATATCATCCTCCACCCTAGCAAACGTGTTCAAAGCGTTCAACTTCACATCAGCACCACTAAAATGCGCAGTAATAACGGGGACATCAATGTCATGATCACTTTTGCTTCTAAAACAAAGACTCAGAACCCCCTTCGGATCACTAACACGCTCTGCATTAATCGCCACTTCCAAAGCCGAGACGACGTCGTTGTAGAACCCAGGTGGAAGCAAGGTCAGCGTAGTCCCGGAGTCGATGATTATGTTACCCTCACTACCGTAACTGGCAGCAACAGCCTTAGTGGATTGGCTGGTCTTGTAGGATAGTCTCTTTTCTCCAACGCTAATTGCTTCAAGAGTAAGGTAATAGAACGTGTTGGGTTGTTTGGAAACTAGAGGAGTTGAGACGGCACCGTTGCCTGAGACTATTCCGGCAGTACCAAAACTTATTTTGCTTGCAACGGAGGATTTAGCTGACGTGGGTACCAAGCAATAGGAAAATTTCCCTCCGTTTAGTTGAGAAATGAAAGAAAGTGGACCAGCGCCAAGACCGATCAAGCCGGAGCCGGACTCATCAAATGTGCCACCGTTTTCATGTCCACAACCGAAAATGATTTTCGGAAGGGAAACCGGCCGACCGGAAGCGGAGCCGATGGTGAAGGTCTCCTGAGCTAGACTCCCCCGAGTGAACGAACGATCTCCATAACGATAACTGTACACACAAGTGTCACCGTGGTCCCCACCTACAAACAAAGTGAGAAATTAGGAATCATAATTATATGAAAAAACAAGTGAAATCTGAAAGCCTATTTTCGTATCGTATAAAATGTCACTATACAATTCTATACAAATCTCAAAGAAAATTATTTTTGAAGTGCAAAATGACACAGCTTATGAAAATCATACAAGTGAAAATAGTGTATGGATGGTCCTTAGTCCCTTTAGGAAAAGCTTTGATTAAGGAAATAGGTTTTACTGTACACACCGCAAGAGGCTTCTTCAAGATTGGAGCATTTGTTGGACTGACAGGGGACGGTTCGATACGTGGAGGAGCGCTTAGGATCGAAGAGAGGTGGGTTTTGGTTGAAGCATTGCGTGCATGGCTTGCATTGGGTCCAGACAAGATCACTGCCCGTATCAGCTATTCCGAGAACCTCAACCGGTGGGGTTCCGAT encodes the following:
- the LOC133724966 gene encoding aspartic proteinase CDR1-like, with the translated sequence MALAAILACLSFILLSFSAEASHGGFTVDLIQRDSPLSPWYDSSTTHFDSLHNAFRRSISRAHRFIKPSTNTIESKIVPSGGEYLMNISIGTPPVEVLGIADTGSDLVWTQCKPCTQCFNQNPPLFDPKRSSTYRTVPCQSNKCSNLEEASCGGDHGDTCVYSYRYGDRSFTRGSLAQETFTIGSASGRPVSLPKIIFGCGHENGGTFDESGSGLIGLGAGPLSFISQLNGGKFSYCLVPTSAKSSVASKISFGTAGIVSGNGAVSTPLVSKQPNTFYYLTLEAISVGEKRLSYKTSQSTKAVAASYGSEGNIIIDSGTTLTLLPPGFYNDVVSALEVAINAERVSDPKGVLSLCFRSKSDHDIDVPVITAHFSGADVKLNALNTFARVEDDMVCFTMIPSDDVAIFGNLAQMNFLVGYDLEESTVSFKPADCTKH